The Falco biarmicus isolate bFalBia1 chromosome 20, bFalBia1.pri, whole genome shotgun sequence genome window below encodes:
- the JHY gene encoding jhy protein homolog, protein MNSSDKKYISVSSPQTCNMSKKHVPQNVLMQPDFHPVNWKTPPVSERAFASSLHDSQESDSESLVQERQYQLELQQRIRENEELVGRYFDELENDSLEEDSLEQMSLKEQEGAEYDTNQCTHGIQKNDGNGRKQQSVDKYFSLRYNPNWKNTEFSEAEKACQVAGGSSADFSQDSFYLHSSDSPEEKNQQDAKSQESFSEFGTELLSFREPNAVVSTETFRLHTKGKESADGCHFKHSPSGCGSAFSLQIQGDRPHRAKTDFVEKNKRTLGLRSNKINSYLQLHSKKQEALQEQVTDPKAVDEEPVQSVLPFQTVKMEPEDKWYLKAQQLKDHQNKSSQRDKIKSNQSLRQRAFPRNDSQHPTGRPAKPKSWHHRHHQVSGFRTAPLQAVEQDNSGALQKRLYPSHSVDPDTNTAANSDTCLNNFPNSRHTVNRDFTTSTYPSHPTLHRFNPAEVITPAYTSKESKKYQHHSPHGLPHDQQHLYNHVSVQLFARDNSTNGQAHPHQRNISSTFHANFQELVKDQASLQDCKRHIYVDKRPSQSSVHSSPTAPCTTSPFTQMMEQHHQEITHLTEAHLADLQLFSLHPPTIPQTESGSEVDPESGEGSRVKISQSNSEGYFMEKQKQPKFSKKPCRSKPYINLNVKLGGLGPDYEAIKEKKEKLKQQKEYAKQIKEHNMKSIASVQRLPTKPQVVSSVSRQKALEYAKKIPRPKTFTARQSNEEVKEERVLPWTLNGDSLPQIASLETLQNRHEKEKEVVAAFRTLHIF, encoded by the exons ATGAATTCTTCAGATAAGAAgtatatttcagtttcttctccacAGACTTGCAACATGAGTAAAAAGCATGTTCCTCAAAACGTACTCATGCAACCAGATTTCCACCCTGTGAATTGGAAAACGCCACCTGTAAGTGAAAGGGCCTTTGCATCAAGTCTGCATGACTCCCAAGAGTCTGACTCAGAAAGCCTTGTTCAGGAGAGACAGTATCAGTTAGAACTCCAGCAGCGGATTCGTGAAAATGAAGAACTGGTAGGACGGTATTTTGATGAGCTGGAGAATGACAGCTTAGAAGAAGATAGCTTGGAGCAAATGAGTTTAAAAGAACAAGAAGGAGCAGAGTATGACACAAATCAATGTACACATGGAATACAAAAGAATGATGGTAATGGAAG gaaacaACAGTCTGTAGACAAATACTTCAGCCTAAGATATAATCCTAATTGGAAGAACACAGAATTTTCTGAGGCAGAAAAAGCATGTCAAGTTGCTGGAGGAAGCAGTGCAGATTTTTCACAAGATTCATTTTACCTCCATTCCAGTGACTCCCCAGAAGAGAAGAATCAACAGGATGCAAAGTCACAAGAGTCATTCTCAGAGTTTGGCACAGAATTACTAAGCTTTCGTGAACCAAATGCTGTGGTCAGCACTGAAACTTTTAGGCTACATACCAAAGGGAAGGAATCTGCAGATGGCTGTCATTTCAAACATAGTCCCAGTGGATGTGGCAgtgctttttctcttcaaattCAAGGAGATCGGCCACACAGAGCAAAAACAGACTTTGTGGAAAAGAATAAACGGACATTAGGTTTACGTTCAAATAAGATAAATTCCTATCTTCAGTTACACAGTAAAAAGCAAGAAGCTCTTCAAGAGCAG GTTACAGATCCTAAAGCAGTTGATGAGGAACCCGTTCAGAGTGTCCTGCCATTCCAGACTGTGAAAATGGAGCCTGAAGACAAATGGTAcctgaaagcacagcagctCAAG GATCACCAAAATAAGTCCTCCCAgagagataaaataaaatccaaccAGAGTCTCAGACAGAGAGCTTTCCCAAGGAATGACAGCCAACATCCAACAGGAAGGCCAGCAAAACCAAAGTCTTGGCACCACAGGCACCACCAAGTATCAGGATTTCGGACTGCTCCTCTGCAGGCAGTGGAGCAGGACAACAGCGGTGCACTGCAGAAAAGGCTGTATCCAAGTCATTCTGTTGACCCTGACACGAATACAGCAGCAAATTCAGATACTTGCTTAAATAATTTCCCAAATTCAAGGCACACTGTTAATCGGGATTTTACCACATCTACCTACCCTTCTCATCCAACATTACATAGATTTAACCCAGCAGAGGTTATAACTCCAGCATATACCAGCAAGGAGAGCAAGAAATATCAGCATCATTCTCCACATGGACTTCCACATGACCAGCAACATCTGTACAACCATGTCAGTGTGCAGCTTTTTGCAAGAGATAACAGTACCAATGGTCAAGCACATCCACATCAGAGGAATATTTCATCTACTTTTCATGCCAATTTCCAAGAATTGGTGAAGGATCAAGCATCACTTCAGGATTGCAAAAGACACATTTATGTGGATAAAAG GCCTTCTCAGTCTTCGGTTCACAGTTCACCAACAGCCCCTTGTACAACCTCTCCGTTTACCCAAATGATGGAGCAACATCACCAAGAAATCACTCATTTGACAGAAGCTCACTTAGCTGACCTGCAGTTGTTCAGCCTACATCCACCTACAATCCCACAGACAGAAAGTGGTTCAGAGGTAGATCCAGAAAGTGGTGAAGGAAGTAGAGTGAAAATAAGCCAAAGCAACTCAGAAGGATATttcatggaaaagcaaaaacagcCTAAATTCAGCAAAAAG ccaTGTCGCTCAAAACCCTACATAAACCTGAATGTAAAGCTTGGAGGCCTCGGACCTGACTATGAAGCAATCAAAGAGAAA aAAGAGAAGTTAAAGCAACAAAAGGAATATGCAAAGCAAATTAAGGAACACAATATGAAAAGCATTGCTTCAGTTCAGAGATTACCTACAAAGCCCCAGGTCGTATCTTCAGTGTCAAGGCAGAAG gCGCTGGAATATGCTAAGAAGATTCCTAGACCAAAGACTTTCACAGCAAGGCAATCAAATGAAGAGGTGAAAGAGGAAAGAGTTCTGCCATGGACTTTAAATGGAGACAGTTTACCTCAGATAGCATCCTTGGAAACTTTGCAAAATAGACAcgagaaggagaaggaagttGTAGCTGCTTTCAGAACCCTTCATATCTTCTAA